AGCGAGGAGCGAGTTACTTCGAAGAAATGCGAAGCAACTCGCCTAGAAATGGAACTACCGACGTGAGGGCTTTTCAGCGTTCCTCAGGTATTCCTCGAGATCAGCCGGGAGGAAGCGGCCTCCCCCGATCAGCTTGCGACTGGGCAGGATGCCATCCGACACCTTGCTCTGAATGGTGCGAGCGGTCACACCAAACAGTACATCGACGTCCTTGCAGGTGTAGGTCGGCTGGAGTT
This Granulicella aggregans DNA region includes the following protein-coding sequences:
- a CDS encoding helix-turn-helix domain-containing protein, encoding MLLSRGLQLQPTYTCKDVDVLFGVTARTIQSKVSDGILPSRKLIGGGRFLPADLEEYLRNAEKPSRR